The Acidianus infernus genome window below encodes:
- a CDS encoding helix-turn-helix domain-containing protein, which produces METQIDVRHNIKCCYKLSESDVDVFLKILEVRRPITSQELSKMLKVSKTTIDGSLKRLVDIGLVIRKKSENGKIGRPTYIYYLPVGIEEKIESDLKRCADQMLNTKV; this is translated from the coding sequence ATGGAAACGCAAATAGATGTAAGGCACAATATTAAATGTTGTTATAAGCTTAGTGAATCAGACGTAGATGTTTTCCTAAAAATCCTTGAAGTAAGAAGACCTATAACTTCGCAAGAATTATCAAAGATGTTAAAGGTTAGTAAAACTACCATTGACGGAAGTTTGAAAAGGCTAGTCGACATAGGTCTAGTAATAAGGAAAAAATCGGAAAACGGAAAAATAGGCAGACCTACCTACATATATTATTTGCCAGTAGGAATAGAAGAAAAAATTGAGAGTGATTTAAAAAGATGTGCAGACCAAATGCTTAATACAAAGGTATAG
- a CDS encoding lactate/malate dehydrogenase family protein, whose product MIKASFVGIGKIGQTIAYSAITRGIFDEVILYDIIPELPEKFEHELRHALASLRIDTEVIGTNSIDDVTGSDIVVVSAGKPRKPGMSRRDLFADNAKIIINLAKELPKRNPGAVYVMVTNPVDMMASVFAKYSKEYVISTGDQVESMRLRAYISKILHVPVSQIDGFVGGEHGEDAVVLWSTVTVNGKQVEDLPKEQIEKYVKSIPGDIIRVMGGTTWGPGTIIADIIKAIALNENRVMSIAVPRQYEDEIIHISIPTVVGSKIGPTLEDHLSEDDRWHLIAAMKDYYSVYKDMLKSIKTEGEIAS is encoded by the coding sequence ATGATAAAAGCTTCCTTCGTTGGTATAGGAAAAATAGGTCAAACAATAGCTTATTCGGCAATAACTAGGGGAATATTTGATGAAGTAATCCTTTATGATATTATTCCAGAGCTTCCAGAAAAATTTGAACACGAACTTAGACATGCACTTGCTTCACTTAGAATTGACACTGAAGTTATAGGCACTAATTCAATAGACGACGTCACCGGCTCGGATATAGTGGTAGTTTCTGCAGGAAAGCCGAGAAAACCCGGAATGAGTAGGAGAGATTTGTTTGCCGATAATGCAAAAATTATTATTAACCTAGCTAAGGAATTGCCAAAAAGGAATCCAGGGGCAGTGTACGTAATGGTAACTAACCCTGTTGACATGATGGCTTCGGTATTTGCAAAGTATTCTAAGGAATACGTTATAAGCACTGGAGACCAAGTTGAGAGCATGAGGTTAAGGGCTTATATTTCAAAGATTCTTCACGTTCCAGTCAGTCAAATTGACGGTTTCGTGGGAGGAGAACATGGAGAGGATGCTGTAGTATTATGGAGCACGGTAACTGTTAACGGTAAACAAGTTGAAGATCTTCCTAAAGAACAGATAGAAAAGTACGTAAAAAGTATCCCAGGGGATATAATAAGGGTAATGGGCGGAACAACTTGGGGACCAGGAACGATAATTGCTGACATAATTAAGGCTATTGCGCTCAATGAAAATAGGGTAATGAGTATTGCAGTACCAAGACAGTACGAGGACGAGATAATTCATATTAGTATTCCTACAGTAGTTGGAAGTAAAATAGGCCCAACGCTAGAAGACCATTTAAGTGAGGATGATAGGTGGCATCTAATTGCTGCAATGAAGGACTATTATAGCGTATATAAGGATATGCTAAAGAGCATCAAAACTGAAGGAGAAATAGCAAGTTAA
- a CDS encoding Rieske 2Fe-2S domain-containing protein, with translation MNPVKIIIKRDDFIFAKRLLWKMRNKETRFDEKKFMKEGKDYLIDYAEKNVGPLDPSKRAFLKGLLIGIGVIAVASAVPLINSLNPEEVTLKKFPWMIIVNSDGVPIEASKIPVNDPEILLFEYPMLGDITFLINMGDENNNPVEIPPTNVLIPQTGKTYYFPGGVGPHKSIVAYSAICQHLGCTPPEIHFYPPQYFKPGGVVPDFLPPSAYQAAISVGAKSVIHCDCHGSTYDPWHGAAVITGPTVRPLPYVQLYWDPNTDYLYAISMNTNAPPIMDHTSDLEGAAYLDSYNENTECPKFLLSKGKKPTDCYTKIQDYGNPFQGE, from the coding sequence ATGAACCCAGTTAAAATTATCATAAAAAGGGATGACTTCATCTTTGCCAAGAGACTTTTGTGGAAAATGAGGAATAAGGAAACAAGGTTCGACGAAAAGAAGTTCATGAAGGAGGGCAAGGATTACCTTATAGATTATGCGGAAAAGAACGTAGGCCCTCTAGACCCCTCAAAGAGGGCTTTCCTGAAAGGTCTATTAATTGGAATTGGTGTAATAGCCGTGGCCTCTGCAGTTCCGTTAATTAATTCCTTAAATCCTGAGGAAGTTACGCTGAAGAAGTTCCCTTGGATGATAATAGTAAATTCTGATGGAGTTCCTATAGAGGCTTCAAAGATTCCGGTAAACGATCCAGAAATATTACTTTTTGAATATCCGATGCTAGGCGATATAACTTTCCTAATCAACATGGGTGACGAGAATAATAACCCGGTAGAAATCCCGCCAACTAACGTTCTTATACCGCAGACCGGTAAGACGTATTATTTCCCTGGAGGGGTAGGGCCTCATAAATCGATAGTTGCATATAGTGCAATTTGTCAGCATTTAGGTTGTACTCCTCCTGAAATTCACTTTTACCCACCGCAGTATTTTAAGCCTGGAGGGGTAGTTCCAGACTTCCTACCTCCTTCAGCATATCAAGCTGCAATAAGTGTAGGAGCCAAGAGCGTAATACACTGCGATTGTCACGGTTCCACTTACGATCCTTGGCACGGTGCTGCAGTCATAACTGGACCAACCGTTAGACCTTTACCTTACGTTCAACTTTACTGGGATCCTAATACTGATTATTTATATGCGATATCAATGAATACTAATGCCCCGCCTATAATGGATCACACTTCGGATCTAGAGGGGGCAGCTTACTTAGATTCTTATAATGAAAATACCGAATGCCCAAAGTTTTTACTTTCAAAGGGTAAAAAGCCTACTGATTGTTATACTAAAATCCAGGATTATGGTAATCCATTCCAAGGTGAGTGA
- the soxA gene encoding proton pump complex quinol oxidase subunit SoxA, whose product MMGKIKEHAELSWFIVMMILVAVFVAWNIRGIISGSSTSYRYGLPLLSGMPKDAQTAVKYFDSHPPVNSSCEVINGILVVNMTVTQPDGFHPDVIKAKPNEPIVIILNSPQVITGFFLRLPDGVVNVNAVPGYVSYVYFVAPSSPGNYTWREPEYACYNYSYWTGTLEVS is encoded by the coding sequence ATGATGGGCAAAATAAAGGAACATGCAGAGCTAAGTTGGTTCATAGTAATGATGATCCTAGTTGCAGTATTCGTAGCATGGAACATAAGAGGAATAATAAGCGGAAGCAGTACAAGTTATAGATACGGCCTACCATTACTCTCCGGTATGCCGAAAGATGCCCAGACCGCCGTAAAATACTTCGATTCTCATCCACCAGTTAACAGTTCTTGTGAAGTTATCAACGGAATATTAGTAGTAAACATGACAGTAACCCAACCTGACGGCTTTCACCCCGACGTGATAAAGGCAAAACCAAATGAACCTATTGTAATAATTTTAAATTCGCCGCAAGTTATTACCGGATTCTTCTTAAGGCTACCAGACGGCGTAGTTAACGTTAACGCAGTCCCAGGATACGTTAGCTACGTCTATTTCGTTGCACCCAGTTCCCCGGGTAATTACACTTGGAGAGAACCGGAGTACGCTTGCTATAATTACTCCTACTGGACCGGTACGCTGGAGGTGAGTTGA
- the soxB gene encoding proton pump complex quinol oxidase subunit SoxB, translated as MNPVINKVIKIIRINLSEFKERATKVAYPKDTLGVVWLYLLGGLAWLIILGTAAMNMRTYLVYNQNSPQVGVIYYTLLTIHGWSAMLGLVPDAALGIIAYSMYKSGLSIVHTKEITAMFWASNLGLAFALFGGPDMGWYMYPPLAIEDNSLFQAFRLYHGALMGAGYLALAVNSAAASIASIILVVDAVQTKPKDKKINIFAAYGVAFALIIALTLPALTASELWYVLAIWGSVKVDPLLWVILFWFYGHPVVYYVPFPLFGALYYYIPIYAGRPLYSEKWARWNIFLLAIGSMLIWVHHLQTFPLPVCLRAWITVSTLVLASGSGLTVLNLGLTILFSKGYNWRDPIGMAFLVALIGFIIGGVQALPLPINIINGVVHNTYYVVGHFHLVIWTLILVGFTGVFLDLLKSTNPSLNFSLKARKLMVAGLIWWTVPFVAIGYLMSIEGYLGLIRRVIAYPAMFVPYMELISFLAEVGIPGLVLTISTALGEFVKSEVSTSTSISAQVFPPGVMRR; from the coding sequence ATGAATCCCGTAATTAACAAGGTCATAAAGATTATTAGAATAAACTTAAGTGAATTTAAAGAGAGAGCTACAAAAGTAGCTTATCCAAAGGATACATTAGGAGTAGTTTGGCTTTACTTACTAGGCGGACTTGCATGGTTAATAATTCTAGGAACGGCAGCAATGAACATGAGGACTTACCTAGTTTACAATCAAAATTCGCCACAAGTAGGAGTAATTTACTATACATTGCTAACAATTCACGGATGGTCGGCAATGCTAGGCTTAGTTCCTGATGCCGCATTAGGTATCATAGCTTATTCAATGTATAAATCCGGGCTAAGTATAGTACACACAAAGGAAATAACTGCAATGTTCTGGGCATCAAATTTAGGCTTAGCTTTTGCACTTTTCGGCGGTCCTGACATGGGTTGGTACATGTACCCTCCGTTAGCTATAGAGGATAATTCATTATTCCAAGCTTTCAGGCTTTACCACGGAGCTCTAATGGGTGCCGGATACTTAGCGTTAGCAGTAAACAGCGCCGCGGCCTCAATAGCTTCAATAATCCTTGTAGTAGATGCGGTACAAACAAAACCCAAAGATAAGAAGATCAACATATTCGCCGCCTATGGCGTGGCATTTGCGTTAATCATTGCGTTAACTTTACCTGCATTAACTGCCTCAGAACTTTGGTACGTTCTAGCGATATGGGGTTCGGTTAAGGTAGATCCACTATTATGGGTTATCCTATTCTGGTTTTACGGCCATCCGGTAGTATATTACGTTCCTTTCCCCCTCTTTGGGGCTTTATATTATTATATTCCAATATACGCTGGAAGACCTCTTTACAGTGAAAAGTGGGCTAGGTGGAACATATTCCTACTAGCAATAGGTTCAATGCTAATTTGGGTTCACCACTTACAAACTTTCCCGTTACCAGTTTGCTTAAGGGCTTGGATAACAGTCTCAACCCTTGTCCTAGCTTCTGGTTCAGGGTTAACAGTCCTAAACTTGGGCTTAACAATCCTCTTCTCCAAAGGTTATAATTGGAGAGACCCAATAGGAATGGCTTTCCTTGTAGCTTTAATTGGATTTATAATAGGCGGAGTGCAGGCATTACCTTTACCGATAAACATCATTAACGGAGTAGTTCACAACACATATTACGTAGTAGGTCACTTTCACTTAGTAATTTGGACTCTCATCCTGGTAGGATTTACTGGAGTATTCCTAGACTTGCTAAAGAGCACAAACCCCTCACTAAACTTCAGCCTTAAGGCAAGAAAACTGATGGTTGCAGGCTTAATATGGTGGACTGTGCCATTCGTTGCAATAGGATATTTAATGAGCATTGAAGGTTACTTAGGCTTAATAAGGAGAGTAATAGCTTATCCAGCAATGTTTGTACCTTACATGGAGTTAATATCGTTTTTAGCGGAGGTGGGAATCCCAGGTTTAGTCTTAACAATCTCCACAGCGCTAGGAGAGTTCGTCAAAAGCGAGGTCAGCACGTCTACCTCAATCTCTGCTCAAGTATTTCCCCCTGGAGTAATGAGGCGATAA